The Alistipes finegoldii DSM 17242 DNA segment CTTTACTCATTTATTTGTCTGCAAGGTAGTCGAAGACCTCGATAAGCAAATAAAAGTTTAGCCTGCGTTTTTTATATGCCTCTCTCTTTTTTTCAAACTTCTAATTTTGTATTATGGCAACTTGGATTATCAAAACATTGTTCGACATTCTTTTACCCGATGGCACCAAAATATCAAAAGGAACCGGGGTCAATATTGTTGGGAATCATATTAATCCCATGTTCACTAATGCCGGAAGAGAAGCCGTCAAAGAAGCTTTTAAGCGCCAATACGGTGTTGACATTCCCTCGCATAAAATTAATAGTGGAAACATGAAATAGCAAAAACGGGAAACATTTTTGTTTCCCGTTTTTCAATCAATACCATAATAGCATCATCGCACCTTGCGGATGATCTCGCCGCCGTGGCGGATGGCCTCCTCGTTGGCCGGGAGCATCTTCCACGCACGTTCGGGAAGCGACTTTTTCAACCCGACCATCACATTCTCCATCTCGACCACGGGGCGCACTTTCAGATACCCGCCCAGGATCATCGTGTTGAACAGCTTGGCCTGGCCCATCTTCGCGCACTCGGCCGTGGCGTCGATCGAGTAAACCTCGATGTCGGTACGCACGGGGTGGCGCGTGATGCCGTTGGTATCGTAGATCAGCACGCCGCCCGGCTTTACCATCGGTTCGAATTTCTCCATCGACTGCTGATTCAGGATGATCGCCGTATCGAATTCATGGGCGATAGGCGACGAAATCTTCCGGTCCGAAAGGATCACCGTCACGTTGGCCGTGCCGCCGCGCATTTCGGGACCGTAAGAGGGCATCCACGTAACTTCGAAATCCTGCATGACGCCCGAATAGGCCAGTATCTTGCCCATCGAGAGGACGCCCTGTCCTCCGAATCCTGCGATAATTAAAGTCTCTTTCATATCGGTCCTCTTATTTTACGTCCTTGATATCGCCCAGCGGATAGAAGGGCAGCATGTTCTGCTCAAGCCACTCGTTCGACGCGACGGGCGAAAGTTTCCAGCCGCTGTTGCAGGTCGAAACGACCTCGACCAGCGAGAAGCCTTTGCCGGCCATCGAATTCTCGAACGCCTTGCGGATCGCCTTCTTGCACTTGCGCACGTTAGCCGGCGTATGCACGCTCTGACGCGTGATAAAGGTAGCGCCGTCGAGGTGGGCCATCATCTCGGCGATCTTGTAGGGATAGCCGTTCAGACGCGGATCGCGGCCGTAGGGGGTCGTCGCGGTCTTCATGCCCAGCAGGGTAGTCGGAGCCATCTGGCCGCCCGTCATGCCGTAGATGGCGTTGTTGATGTAGACCGCCACGACATTCTCGCCGCGGGCGGCCGCATGGATCGACTCCGCGGTACCGATGGCCGACAGGTCGCCGTCGCCCTGATAGGTGAAGACCAGATTGCCGGGATGCAGCCGTTTGACGGCCGTAGCGACGGCCAGCGCGCGTCCATGCGCCGCTTCGATCCAGTCGATGTCGATGTAATTGTATGCGAATACGGAGCAGCCCACGGGCGAAACGCCCACGGTCTTCTCTTCGAGACCCATCTCTTCGATGACCTCCGCAATCAGTTTGTGTACCGTACCGTGACTACAGCCGGGGCAGTAGTGCATGACGTTGTCGGTAATGAGCTTCGGTTTGACATAAACCAGATTCTCCTTTTTGATTTCAACCTCTGCCATAGTCTTTACTTTTTAATCAGTTTTTCCTTGAGTGCGGCAAGCACCTCGTCGGGGGCGAACATCATACCGCCCTGACGGCCGAAATGCTCGACGGGAGCCGCGCCGTTCACGGCCAGCCGAACGTCCTCGACCATCTGACCCGCATTCAGCTCGGCGGAGAGGAAGCCCTTCACGCCGCGCGCGGCCAGTTCGGCAAGCGGCTTCTTGGGGAAAGGGTAGAGGGTGATCGGACGCAGCAGGCCGACCTTGAGTCCTTCGGCGCGCGCCATCTCGACCGTGGCCGAGCAGATGCGGGCCGACGAGCCGAACGCCACGATGACGTAATCGGCATCGTCGCAGTCGATCGCTTCGTAGCGCACCTCGTTCTCTTCGAGGGCCTTGTATTTCTCCTGAAGGCGTTTGTTGATGATCTCCATCTTCTCGGACTGCAGTTCCAGCGATGTCACGATATTGCGCTGACGGTCGGCGGGTTTGCCGTAGGTCGCCCACGACTTGCACTCGGCGGCGATCTCCTCGTCGGTCTTGCGGGGACGCTGCGGCGCGAGCACCACTTTCTCCATCATCTGTCCGATGGCGCCGTCGGCCAAAATCAGCGCCGGATTGCGGTACTTGAACGCCAGATCGAACGCGACGGCCACGTGGTCGTGCATCTCCTGCACGGAATTGGGCGCCAGCACGATCAGGTGGAAGTCGCCGTGACCGCCGCCCTTGCAGGCTTGGAAATAGTCGCCCTGCGAAGGCTGGATGGTGCCCAGCCCCGGACCGCCGCGCTGGCAGTTGATAATCAGGCAGGGCAGCTCGGCGCCCGCCAGATAGCTAAGCCCCTCGGACATCAGGCTGACGCCGGGGCTAGACGAGGAGGTCATCACCCGTTTGCCGGTCGATGCGCCGCCGTAGACCATGTTGATCGACGAGATCTCCGATTCGGCCTGCAGCACGACCATGCCCGTGGTTTCCCACGGTTTGAGTTCCATCAGCGTCTCCATCACCTCCGACTGGGGCGTGATCGGGTAGCCGAAATATCCGTCGCAACCGTAACGGATCGCCGCATGGGCGATCACTTCGTTGCCTTTCATCAGTTTTACCTCTTTCTCTGCCATAGCTTACTCGATTTTTTGACGATAAACCGTGATGACGCTGTCCGGGCAAATCACCGCGCACGAAGCGCAGCCTATGCAGGCGTCGGGATTTGCCATCCGGGCCACGGGGTAGCCCTTGCTGTTCACCTCAGCCGACATGCCCAGCACATTGCACGGACACGAAGCGACGCACACTCCGCATCCTTTGCAGCGTTCCTTATCGACAACGACTGTTCCTTTTATTTTAGCCATAAGCCGTAGTTTTGTTAAGTTCCTTACAAATATATAAAAAAATCCCGAAGATTCTAAACGAATGCAACAAATCTTATCACGAAAAACGGATAAGTGAAAGCAGTGCGGCCGGAATCCAGCATCCCGAACGCTCTGCACACAAAACATTTCGGAGGTTTTATTCCGCCTTGGGATCGGGTCCGTATTTATTTTCGCCCCTATGGCCGCCGATGCAGAACCAGACGAGGAAAAAGAGGCTCCACACGGAAAAGACCAGCATTACTGCAAGATAGCGATTCCGGCGCATCCGCAAAAAAAAGACAGCCCGAAAAGGCTGTCTTTCAATCGAACGCGGACGGCGGCTACTCCTCGAAGGAGTGGATCACCACGCCGGAGCGGAGTTTCGGCTCGAACCACGTCGTCTTCGGAGGCATGATGTTGCCCGTGTCGGCGATGTTGATGAGCTGCTGCATCGAGACGGGATAGAGGGCGAAAGCCGCCTTCATCTCGCCGCTGTCCACGCGGCGTTTCAGCTCGCCCAGACCGCGAATGCCGCCCACGAAGTCGATCCGCTTCGAAGTGCGCAGGTCTTTGATGTCCAGAATCCGGTCCAGCACCAGATTCGACAGCACCGTGACGTCCAGCACCCCGATCGGGTCGTTGTCGTCGTAAGTGCCGGGCTTGGCCGTCAGGCTGTACCAACGGCCGTCGAGGTACATCGAGAAGTTATGCAGTCCCGAAGGGCGGTACTCTTCGGCGCCCTTGTCCTCGACGGTGAAGTTTTCGGCCAGCTTTTCGAGCAGCTGGGCGGAGGTCAGACCGTTCAGGTCCTTCACCACGCGGTTGTAGTCGATGATGCGTAGCTGGCCCGCGGGGAAGGTCACGGCAAGGAAGTAGCAGTACTCCTCACAACCCGTATGGTCGGGATTCCTGCGCTGGCACTCCTGTCCCACACGCGCCGCGGCGGCCGTGCGGTGATGGCCGTCGGCGACGTACAGCGCCGGAATATCCTTGAAAATCTCCGTAATACGGTTGTTGGTCTTCCTGTCGCGAATCACCCACAACTTATGTCCGAAGCCGTCGGCGGCCGTAAAATCGTACTCAGGAGCGTTGTTTTCCACCACGCCGGCCACGATGGCGTCGATCTCGGCGTTGTCGGGATAGGCGAAAAACACCGGTTCGATATTGGCTTTCTGGTTGCGGACGTGGATCATGCGGTCCTCCTCCTTGTCGGGGCGCGTCAGTTCGTGCTTCTTGATCGCGCCCGAAAGGTAATCCTCGTAGTTGCAGCACATCGTCAGACCATACTGCGTACGGCCGTCCATCGTCTGCGCATAGATATAATAGTACTCTTCGGGATCCTGTTCGAGCCAGCCCTTTTCGCGCCATGCGCGGAAGTTTTCGACGGCCTTGTCGTAAACCTCCTGCGAATGTTCGTCCGCAATGGGGTCGAAGTCGATTTCGGGCTTGATGATGTGCAGCAGCGAACGCTCGGTGGCTTCGGCCTTCGCCTCGGCGGAGTTCAGCACGTCGTAGGGACGCGACGCCACCTCGGAAGCGTACTGTTTCGGGGGGCGTATTCCCCGGAAAGGTTTGATTCTTACCATATGTTATGATTCATATGTTATACACTATTTGTTCACCTGAAACCGGGTATTGCCGTTCTTGAAGAAGTCCACGATCTGATTCGCGGCGGCAAGGCCGGCGTTGATGTTGGCTTCGGCGGTCTCGGCGCCCATCTTCTTCGCCGTGGCGAACACCCGCCTGCCGAATTTTTCGTTCAGCTCGGACTGGATGCCGGCGGCGATGTCGGTAATGTATTTCAGGTCTTCGCGTTCGGTCAGGGCCTTCATCACTCCCTGCTCGTCAATCACCTCCTTGCGGGCGGTATTGACCAGCGTCGCGCCCTTGGGCATCGACATCAGCAGGTCGTAGCCGATCGAGCCTTTGGTCTGCTCCGTCGCGGGGATATGCAGCGAGAGGTAGTCCGAGTTCTTATACAATTCTTCGACCGAATTCACTTTTTTCACGCCGTCGGCCTCGAAAACGGCCGAATCGGTGATAAAAGGATCGTAGGCGATCACGTTCATGCCCATCGCCTTGCCCTTGCGGCCCACCAGCCGGCCCACGTTGCCGTAAGCATGGATACCGAGGGTCTTGCCCTGAATCTCGGAACCCGTGCCGGGCGTGAAGCCGTTGCGGGCCATGAAAATCATCATGGCGAGCGCCAGTTCGGCCACGGCGTTGGAGTTCTGGCCCGGAGTGTTCATCACCACGATGCCGCGTGCGGTAGCCGCCGCGAGGTCCACGTTGTCGTAACCGGCACCGGCACGCACCACGATCTTGAGGTTCCGCGCCGCTTCGATGACTTCGGCCGTCACCTTGTCGCTGCGGATAATCAGCGCATCCACGTCGGCCACGGCCGAGAGCAGTTCCGATTTGTCGGTATATTTTTCGAGCAGGGCCAGTTCGTATCCGGCGCCTTCGACGATCTGACGGATGCCGTCTACGGCCTTCTTGGCAAAGGGCTTTTCCGTCGCAACCAATATTTTCATACCTGTATTTTCGATTAAATGAATAAAATCTATGTCCGACGCCGCACGTTTCCTCGGTGTAAAGGTAAAAAAATGCGCCATGGACGGATGTTATTTCGCGTGTTTGGCGGCGAACTCCTGCATGCACTCCACAAGCACCCTGACGCTCTCGACGGGCAGTGCGTTGTAGCACGAAGCGCGGAAACCGCCCACCAGCCGGTGGCCCTTGATGCCCACGATGCCGCGGCTCTTGGCGGCCTCCATGAATTCGGGAGCCAGCTCCTCGTAACCGTCGGCCATCACGAAACAGATGTTCATCAGCGAACGGTCCTCCTTGTCCACCGTGCCGCGGAAGAGCGGGTTGCGGTCGATCTCGTCGTAGAGCAGCGCGGCCTTGGCCTGATTGCGGCGGTAGATTTCGGGAACGCCGCCGATCGACTTGAGCCACTTGAGGGTCTCCTTGAGCACGTAGATCGGGAACACGGGCGGCGTATTGAACATCGAGCCGTTCTCGACATGGGTGCGGAACGAAACCATCGTCGGCAGGTCGCGCACGATCTTGTCGAGCATATCCTCGCGGATGATGGCGAACGCAACGCCCGCAGGGGCGAGGTTCTTCTGCGCGCCGCCGTAGATCATGGCGTACTTGGTCACATCGACCGGACGCGAAAGGATGTCCGACGACATGTCGGCGATCAGGGGAACGGGCGAAACGAGGTCCTCGTGGTACTCGGTGCCGTAGATCGTATTGTTGGAGGTGATATGCACGTAATCCAGATCGGAGGGGATGGCGAAACCCTTGGGAATATAGGTGAAATTGCGGTCTTCGGACGACGCCAGCAATTCCACTTCGCCGTAACGCTTGGCCTCCTTCATGGCTTTCTTCGCCCAGACGCCGGTATTCACGTAACCTGCTTTCTTACCGAGGAAGTTGGCGGGCACCTCGTAAAAGAAGGTGCTGGCGCCGCCGCCGATATAGAAAATCTTGTAGTTCTCAGGAATGTCGAGCATCTCGCGGAAAAGCGCGTCGGCTTCGGCCATCACGTCGTCGAAATCCTTGGTGCGGTGCGAAATCGAAAGCAGCGAAAGGCCCGACCCGTTGAAATCGATAATCGCTTTGGCCGCATTTTCAAGTACTTCGTCTGCAAGGATCGACGGTCCCGCGTTGAAATTGTGCTTTTTCATAATATTCTGATGTGAATTTAGGGTTTCGGAACTCCATTCTGTTAGTTTGCTAACACAAATATAAATAAAATATTCCTGAGAATACAACACTTGTGCAAAACTTGTTCAAAGAAATTTCACCCGGCGTCCCGAACACCCGGCATTTTTGAATTGTTTTTATTACTTTTGCCGAAACTTAACATCCGCCGCAATGGTAAAATCGATGACGGGCTTCGGCAAAGGCGAAGCCGCTCTGCAAAATAAAAAGATCACGGTAGAAATCCGCTCGCTCAACTCCAAACAGCTCGACCTCGGACTGCGGCTGCCGGCCGTATACCGCCAGTCGGAATACGAAATACGCAACATCATCGCCCGCACGATCCAGCGCGGCAAGGTCGATGTCTTCGTGACCGTCGAGTCGCAGGCCGTGGAGACGCCGGCGCGTATAAATAAAGAGGTGTTCCGCGAATACCTGCGCCAAATGACCGACACGCTGGCCTTCGCGGGCATCGACGCCGACTACGACGCCATCGTGCCCGTCATCATGCGTCTGCCCGAAGTGGTATCGACCGAAACGGAGAGCATATCCGACGAGGAGCATGCGGCGCTGATCGCCGCGACGGAAGCCGCCGCCGCCCGGCTCGACGCATTCCGCATGCAGGAAGGCGCCATCCTGATCGCCGACCTGCTCGGCCGCGTGGACAGGATCGAAAGCTACAAGGAAGAGGTCGTGCCTTTCGAAAAGGCCCGCACGGAGACCATCAAGGCCCGGATTCTGGACAACCTCGAAAAGCTGCAGGCCGACGTGGACCGCAACAGGCTGGAGCAGGAGATGATCTTCTACCTCGAAAAGCTCGACATCACCGAAGAGAAGGTCCGCCTTGCGAACCACTGCAGATACTTCCGCGAAGTGGCCGCGGGCGAAGAGGGCGCAGGCCGCAAACTGGGCTTCATCGCGCAGGAAATGGGCCGTGAGATCAACACCATGGGGTCGAAGGCCAACGAATCGAACATCCAGATTCTGGTAGTCAAGATGAAGGATG contains these protein-coding regions:
- a CDS encoding DUF6140 family protein, translated to MATWIIKTLFDILLPDGTKISKGTGVNIVGNHINPMFTNAGREAVKEAFKRQYGVDIPSHKINSGNMK
- a CDS encoding 2-oxoacid:acceptor oxidoreductase family protein, which gives rise to MKETLIIAGFGGQGVLSMGKILAYSGVMQDFEVTWMPSYGPEMRGGTANVTVILSDRKISSPIAHEFDTAIILNQQSMEKFEPMVKPGGVLIYDTNGITRHPVRTDIEVYSIDATAECAKMGQAKLFNTMILGGYLKVRPVVEMENVMVGLKKSLPERAWKMLPANEEAIRHGGEIIRKVR
- a CDS encoding thiamine pyrophosphate-dependent enzyme, producing MAEVEIKKENLVYVKPKLITDNVMHYCPGCSHGTVHKLIAEVIEEMGLEEKTVGVSPVGCSVFAYNYIDIDWIEAAHGRALAVATAVKRLHPGNLVFTYQGDGDLSAIGTAESIHAAARGENVVAVYINNAIYGMTGGQMAPTTLLGMKTATTPYGRDPRLNGYPYKIAEMMAHLDGATFITRQSVHTPANVRKCKKAIRKAFENSMAGKGFSLVEVVSTCNSGWKLSPVASNEWLEQNMLPFYPLGDIKDVK
- a CDS encoding 3-methyl-2-oxobutanoate dehydrogenase subunit VorB → MAEKEVKLMKGNEVIAHAAIRYGCDGYFGYPITPQSEVMETLMELKPWETTGMVVLQAESEISSINMVYGGASTGKRVMTSSSSPGVSLMSEGLSYLAGAELPCLIINCQRGGPGLGTIQPSQGDYFQACKGGGHGDFHLIVLAPNSVQEMHDHVAVAFDLAFKYRNPALILADGAIGQMMEKVVLAPQRPRKTDEEIAAECKSWATYGKPADRQRNIVTSLELQSEKMEIINKRLQEKYKALEENEVRYEAIDCDDADYVIVAFGSSARICSATVEMARAEGLKVGLLRPITLYPFPKKPLAELAARGVKGFLSAELNAGQMVEDVRLAVNGAAPVEHFGRQGGMMFAPDEVLAALKEKLIKK
- a CDS encoding 4Fe-4S binding protein — protein: MAKIKGTVVVDKERCKGCGVCVASCPCNVLGMSAEVNSKGYPVARMANPDACIGCASCAVICPDSVITVYRQKIE
- a CDS encoding DUF1015 domain-containing protein; protein product: MVRIKPFRGIRPPKQYASEVASRPYDVLNSAEAKAEATERSLLHIIKPEIDFDPIADEHSQEVYDKAVENFRAWREKGWLEQDPEEYYYIYAQTMDGRTQYGLTMCCNYEDYLSGAIKKHELTRPDKEEDRMIHVRNQKANIEPVFFAYPDNAEIDAIVAGVVENNAPEYDFTAADGFGHKLWVIRDRKTNNRITEIFKDIPALYVADGHHRTAAAARVGQECQRRNPDHTGCEEYCYFLAVTFPAGQLRIIDYNRVVKDLNGLTSAQLLEKLAENFTVEDKGAEEYRPSGLHNFSMYLDGRWYSLTAKPGTYDDNDPIGVLDVTVLSNLVLDRILDIKDLRTSKRIDFVGGIRGLGELKRRVDSGEMKAAFALYPVSMQQLINIADTGNIMPPKTTWFEPKLRSGVVIHSFEE
- a CDS encoding 3-phosphoglycerate dehydrogenase; amino-acid sequence: MKILVATEKPFAKKAVDGIRQIVEGAGYELALLEKYTDKSELLSAVADVDALIIRSDKVTAEVIEAARNLKIVVRAGAGYDNVDLAAATARGIVVMNTPGQNSNAVAELALAMMIFMARNGFTPGTGSEIQGKTLGIHAYGNVGRLVGRKGKAMGMNVIAYDPFITDSAVFEADGVKKVNSVEELYKNSDYLSLHIPATEQTKGSIGYDLLMSMPKGATLVNTARKEVIDEQGVMKALTEREDLKYITDIAAGIQSELNEKFGRRVFATAKKMGAETAEANINAGLAAANQIVDFFKNGNTRFQVNK
- the serC gene encoding 3-phosphoserine/phosphohydroxythreonine transaminase, which translates into the protein MKKHNFNAGPSILADEVLENAAKAIIDFNGSGLSLLSISHRTKDFDDVMAEADALFREMLDIPENYKIFYIGGGASTFFYEVPANFLGKKAGYVNTGVWAKKAMKEAKRYGEVELLASSEDRNFTYIPKGFAIPSDLDYVHITSNNTIYGTEYHEDLVSPVPLIADMSSDILSRPVDVTKYAMIYGGAQKNLAPAGVAFAIIREDMLDKIVRDLPTMVSFRTHVENGSMFNTPPVFPIYVLKETLKWLKSIGGVPEIYRRNQAKAALLYDEIDRNPLFRGTVDKEDRSLMNICFVMADGYEELAPEFMEAAKSRGIVGIKGHRLVGGFRASCYNALPVESVRVLVECMQEFAAKHAK
- a CDS encoding YicC/YloC family endoribonuclease translates to MTGFGKGEAALQNKKITVEIRSLNSKQLDLGLRLPAVYRQSEYEIRNIIARTIQRGKVDVFVTVESQAVETPARINKEVFREYLRQMTDTLAFAGIDADYDAIVPVIMRLPEVVSTETESISDEEHAALIAATEAAAARLDAFRMQEGAILIADLLGRVDRIESYKEEVVPFEKARTETIKARILDNLEKLQADVDRNRLEQEMIFYLEKLDITEEKVRLANHCRYFREVAAGEEGAGRKLGFIAQEMGREINTMGSKANESNIQILVVKMKDELEKIKEQVLNIL